TTGCAGGGTGGTATCGGCCTCCTCGATCAAATCGAATTGTTCTTGGGAAGACAGGCTAGGTTCGGCTCTGACCCCACGAATGACCATGAACGGGTAGATGGTCACCTGGCTGGCCGCTAGTTCTGAGACTCGCTGTATATCCAAGCGGAACGTCTCAGCCGTTTGGCGGGGCAAACCGACCATCATATCGATGTTGGTCCAAAGACCCACTGCTCGCGCTTCAGCTACAAATTGGGGGATAGCCTCAGATAGGCGGCGACCGGTTGGGGCCATCGTCTCGGGGGAGAAGCTCTCGATGCCCATGCTCACCTTCGTGAACCCCATGTCCACCAGCTCTTGGAGATACTTCGAGGTTAACAAGGCTGGCAGGAGTTCGATGCCCAGGCTGGTCGTCTGCACCTTCGCCCTGAGGTGCTTCAGGATGCCTCGCAGATCGCTCGTAGTTAGGGTATTGGGCGTGCCACCACCGAAGTAGATCCAGTTGGCCTGGCCGGCCATGTCTGTTGCATCGATCTCTTTACAAAGGGCCGAAACGTAGCGCTCCTTTTGATCTTTATCATACAGCTCTTTGTAGAAAGGGCAAAAGGAACACTTGGATAAGCAAAAGGGCACATGCACATAGATGCCGAAACCTCCACGGAATGACGCTCTAGGCGCTTCCGTGAAACGATAGGTCGTTCGCTCGAAAGAGCGGCGCATCATCTCACAGCTTTTCTCGGTGATCATTGGCTCCCTCCTCCGAAACTCGCTCGTTTTAGCAATCATTTGCAATTACTATTATAGGCAAGCTCTTATAGCATAGCAAGTGGATGTTGTCTTCATTTGAGCCAAATCTCCCCGCTTGCAAGCGGTTGCCCGTA
The Anaerolineae bacterium DNA segment above includes these coding regions:
- a CDS encoding radical SAM protein is translated as MITEKSCEMMRRSFERTTYRFTEAPRASFRGGFGIYVHVPFCLSKCSFCPFYKELYDKDQKERYVSALCKEIDATDMAGQANWIYFGGGTPNTLTTSDLRGILKHLRAKVQTTSLGIELLPALLTSKYLQELVDMGFTKVSMGIESFSPETMAPTGRRLSEAIPQFVAEARAVGLWTNIDMMVGLPRQTAETFRLDIQRVSELAASQVTIYPFMVIRGVRAEPSLSSQEQFDLIEEADTTLQAAGFRRRGIWTWARGDDLYDSSRDELVADYAGFGPAAFSTYGQWKVVNPELDVYLENIEQGKLLAFVAREAPGANEWRRFARMIYDLRINQKLALPAPINGLVWLLKIAGYINNQGELTRKGRYYAHELTKAVVESLPFPVQNPACVENYEDYASHRSQLRTDRTPIGLGLGSREQID